The following proteins are encoded in a genomic region of Dioscorea cayenensis subsp. rotundata cultivar TDr96_F1 chromosome 8, TDr96_F1_v2_PseudoChromosome.rev07_lg8_w22 25.fasta, whole genome shotgun sequence:
- the LOC120267842 gene encoding glycosyltransferase BC10-like encodes MATSSPLFFSFSLLLSLPLVLLLAPRLLSPKTLPPIPAANELQDLALFRRATLSSSNLSSSDLHSTRPKIAFLFLTNSDLSFSPLWELFFSSHSSLFNVYVHADPSTHLLLPQTPSFRHRFIPSQPTSRSSPTLISAARRLLAAALLDDPLNSFFALLSQHCIPLNPFPSLYHSLLSQRPLKSFIEILADEPSLHARYVARGDLTMLPEVPFPQFRVGSQFFVLTRRHALLVVRDRRLWKKFRLPCLKSRESSCYPEEHYFPTLLSMRDPAGCSGYTLTRVNWTESVDGHPHLYGPGEVSADLIRTLRKSNSSYEYMFARKFSPSCLEPLMELANTVILKD; translated from the coding sequence ATGGCGACGTCTTCCCCCTTATTCTTCTCATTCTCCCTCCTTCTCTCCCTCCCTCTCGTCCTTCTCCTCGCCCCTCGTCTCCTTTCCCCCAAAACCCTTCCTCCCATTCCTGCCGCCAACGAGCTCCAAGACCTGGCTCTCTTCCGTCGCGCCACCCTCTCCTCTTCCAACCTCTCCTCCTCCGATCTCCATTCAACTCGTCCCAAGATCGCCTTTCTCTTCCTCACCAATTCCGACCTCTCCTTCTCCCCTCTTTGGGAACTCTTCTTCTCATCCCACTCCTCCCTCTTCAACGTCTACGTCCATGCTGACCCTTCTACCCACCTTCTCCTCCCTCAAACCCCCTCATTCCGACATCGTTTCATCCCTTCTCAACCTACTTCTCGCTCATCCCCTACTCTGATCTCCGCCGCTCGCCGCCTCCTCGCTGCCGCTCTCCTCGACGACCCTCTTAACTCCTTCTTTGCCCTTCTCTCCCAGCACTGcatccctctcaaccctttccccTCTCTGTACCACTCCCTCCTTTCCCAACGCCCCCTCAAGAGCTTCATCGAGATCCTCGCCGATGAACCCAGTCTCCACGCCCGCTACGTCGCCCGAGGCGACCTTACCATGCTTCCCGAGGTGCCCTTCCCTCAATTCCGCGTCGGATCCCAGTTCTTTGTCCTCACTCGCCGCCACGCTCTCCTCGTTGTTCGTGACCGTCGGTTATGGAAAAAATTCCGCTTGCCCTGCTTGAAATCCCGGGAATCCTCCTGCTACCCCGAAGAACACTACTTCCCCACCCTCCTTTCCATGCGCGACCCCGCCGGTTGCTCTGGCTACACCCTCACCAGAGTCAATTGGACGGAAAGTGTCGACGGCCACCCGCATTTGTATGGCCCCGGCGAGGTCTCCGCCGACCTCATCAGGACGCTCAGGAAGTCCAATTCTTCTTATGAGTATATGTTTGCCAGGAAATTCTCGCCCTCGTGCTTGGAGCCATTGATGGAGCTTGCGAACACTGTGATTCTCAAGGATTAg
- the LOC120267614 gene encoding LOW QUALITY PROTEIN: probable sugar phosphate/phosphate translocator At1g48230 (The sequence of the model RefSeq protein was modified relative to this genomic sequence to represent the inferred CDS: deleted 1 base in 1 codon) yields MIINKQLLLTYLYLLIYICLSSGVILYNKWVLSPKYFKFPYPITLTMIHMGFSAAVAVILVRVLKVVAPVKMTFQIYMTCVVPISAFFASSLWFGNTAYLYISVAFIQMLKALMPVATFLMAVICGTDKLSWAVFMNMLLVSVGVVISSYGEIHFNIIGTLYQVTGILAEALRLVLTQVLLQKKGLALNPITSLYYIAPCSCFFLFVPWYLLEKPGMDPSQITFNFWIFFSNAVCALALNFSIFLVIGRTGAVTIRVAGVLKDWILIALSTVIFPESAITGLNIIGYAIALCGVVMYNYLKVKDVRASDQLPVENIPERAVKDWKLDKKSSDIYNDDDNKVGNNTGNISGSAHSEVITDEEAPLLPSSKLSYIGRTQLSSHNA; encoded by the exons ATGATCATCAACAAACAGCTTCTGTTGACTTATCTCTATCTGCTCATTTACATATGTCTGTCCTCTGGTGTCATTTTGTACAACAAG TGGGTCCTCTcaccaaaatattttaaatttcccTATCCTATTACACTGACCATGATTCACATGGGATTTTCTGCTGCAGTAGCGGTAATTTTGGTTCGTGTTTTAAAG GTTGTAGCCCCTGTGAAGATGACTTTTCAAAT ATATATGACATGTGTGGTTCCAATTAGTGCCTTCTTTGCATCAAGCCTTTG GTTTGGTAACACCGCTTACTTGTATATTTCTGTTGCTTTTATACAGATGCTTAAGGCCCTGA TGCCTGTGGCAACATTCCTCATGGCTGTTATATGTGGTACTGACAAACTTAGTTGGGCTGTGTTCATGAACATGCTGCTTGTCAGTGTTGGTGTTGTAATTTCTTCGTATGGAGAAATTCATTTCAACATTATTGGAACACTTTACCAGGTGACGGGAATATTGGCTGAAGCTCTTAGGCTTGTCTTAACTCAAGTTCTCCTTCAGAAAAAGGGATTAGCTTTAAATCCCATCACTAGTCTATATTACATTGCCCCCTGCAG TTGCTTCTTTCTATTTGTACCCTGGTATTTGCTGGAGAAGCCGGGGATGGATCCCTCACAGATAACATTcaatttttggatatttttctCTAATGCCGTTTGTGCATTAGCCTTGAACTTTTCTATTTTCCTAGTCATTGGAAGAACTGGTGCAGTCACCATACGTGTTGCCGGAGTTTTGAAGGATTGGATACTGATTGCTCTTTCAACAGTTATATTTCCTGAATCAGCTATCACTGGTCTTAATATCATCGGCTATGCCATTG CTCTTTGTGGAGTTGTGATGTACAACTATTTGAAGGTCAAGGATGTCCGTGCGTCAGATCAACTTCCAGTGGAAAATATTCCCGAAAGAGCAGTAAAG GATTGGAAACTAGATAAGAAATCATCTGACATATACAACGACGATGACAATAAAGTCGGTAACAACACTGGAAATATCAGTGGAAGCGCTCAT TCAGAAGTAATCACAGATGAAGAAGCACCTCTGCTTCCATCTTCAAAGCTTTCATACATCGGCCGGACTCAACTCAGCAGCCACAACGCGTAA
- the LOC120267816 gene encoding protein downstream neighbor of Son, protein MAEAVVLDSSSHQNFPFGRVQDDVKMKRKTPSELRAEQLNRRSGVIAANEESASSLVSERVNSGAYGLQKSTQPKIPKYIDTRVDVVYPVKKSSERCRMLYGKEKAKESVSASGTFGNLDVAHVESNFATKGKPLLPCEKIGAASIPVCPDSFAKDQSDKCFRKMEKCSQSVLQDVIGLHLGSDKPESSNVNMEKALKGLVVQDAPAISNSVADSSGKVGDIPSLSSGKFSSEFHVQGHRIPLDFTLKTNLRLVSSSSVKWCHSLSASPTNVGVNHFTYQFGRKKDNNLGCNPAHGLSDDALFSNALISWVYPQSSLPPSLISAMAMSTVRGEIDFLSKRQQDWEDSFQSLYFMLRKGLCNIFYVYTSQFVVLFVGGNFMGKNKLSCNAYVSQSTSGLRSLLRKHDICFSMPLCHAEVERASEDDLVELSEIEKRNLGQTFLIDSLSDVDNSPRSLLAFIGNENVHSLYDFVLNYRFFFNSLTGADVPLLYSPVPFQNASLSIPQVRCKEMKRADLIVSSGGINREDIEAISGLSSAGVCYSIEVKDTILPPWVVCKICAAMSSDGRSYETSLTTDPSSLGLNAALDPVCLKSELSNNCSKENCNAFGIPEAVLSSNLRKASLRHIKFTNGSQVVDINLI, encoded by the exons ATGGCGGAGGCAGTTGTTCTTGATTCTTCATCTCATCAGAATTTTCCATTTGGGCGAGTACAAGATgatgtgaaaatgaaaaggaagacTCCCTCGGAACTGAGG GCAGAACAGTTGAACCGACGGAGTGGTGTGATTGCTGCCAATGAGGAATCGGCTTCTTCTCTGGTTTCTGAGAG GGTCAATAGTGGTGCCTATGGGCTCCAGAAATCTACACAACCTAAGAttccaaaatatattgataCCCGCGTTGACGTGGTTTATCCTGTCAAAAAGTCTAGTGAGAGGTGTAGAATGCTTTATGGAAAAGAAAAGGCTAAG GAATCTGTTAGTGCCAGTGGCACATTTGGTAATCTGGATGTTGCACATGTTGAATCTAACTTTGCCACTAAGGGCAAGCCTTTGCTTCCATG TGAGAAAATCGGTGCTGCTAGCATTCCAGTTTGTCCAGACTCTTTCGCCAAGGATCAGTCAGACAAATGTTTCCGGAAAATGGAAAAATGCAGCCAGAGTGTATTACAAGATGTCATTGGACTCCATTTGGGAAGTGATAAACCTGAATCTTCAAATGTTAACATG GAAAAAGCACTAAAAGGTTTAGTTGTTCAAGATGCTCCTGCCATATCTAATTCAGTTGCTGATTCTTCTGGAAAAGTTGGTGATATTCCTTCACTTTCTTCTGGGAAATTCTCTTCTGAATTTCATGTACAGGGTCATAGAATCCCTCTGGATTTTACCCTCAAGACAAACTTACGCTTGGTTTCATCATCTAGTGTGAAATG GTGTCATAGTTTAAGTGCAAGTCCTACTAATGTTGGTGTAAATCACTTCACTTATCAGTTTGGACGCAAGAAAGATAATAATCTTGGCTGCAATCCTGCACATGGTTTGTCAGATGATGCCCTTTTttctaatgctttgatttcATGGGTGTATCCACAATCTTCTCTTCCGCCTTCTCTGATATCTGCAATGGCCATGTCAACTGTAAGGGGAG AAATTGACTTCTTATCAAAAAGGCAGCAGGACTGGGAAGATTCATTTCAAAGTCTTTACTTCATGCTCCGTAAGGGCTTGTGCAACATCTTTTATG TTTATACATCACAGTTTGTTGTGCTGTTTGTTGGTGGAAACTTTATGGGAAAGAATAAACTCTCATGTAATGCTTATGTGTCACAATCGACATCTGGTTTGCGGTCCTTGTTGAGAAAGCAT GATATTTGCTTTTCCATGCCTCTTTGTCATGCGGAAGTAGAGCGAGCTTCTGAAGATGACCTTGTTGAACTTTCAGAGATTGAGAAGCGAAACCTTGGCCAG ACGTTTCTGATTGATTCACTATCTGATGTTGATAACAGCCCTCGGTCTCTTCTGGCGTTTATTGGGAATGAAAATGTCCACAGCctatatgattttgttttaaattatag gtttttttttaattctttgacTGGTGCTGATGTTCCTTTGCTGTACTCACCTGTGCCATTCCAAAATGCTTCTCTTTCCATTCCACAG GTTCGCTGTAAGGAGATGAAGAGGGCTGATCTAATCGTTTCTTCAGGTGGAATTAACAGGGAGGATATTGAAGCAATTTCAGGTTTATCATCTGCAGGTGTTTGTTATAGCATTGAAGTAAAAGATACAATCCTTCCTCCCTGGGTAGTCTGTAAAATCTGTGCGGCAATGAGCTCAGATGGAAGAAGTTATGAGACAAG CCTGACAACTGATCCGTCTTCGCTCGGCTTAAATGCAGCCCTTGATCCTGTGTGTCTAAAATCTGAGCTGTCCAACAACTGTTCAAAAGAAAACTGCAATGCCTTCGGCATTCCAGAAGCTGTTCTATCTTCTAATCTTCGTAAAGCCTCACTGCGACACATCAAATTCACTAATGGTTCTCAGGTTGTTGATATCAATCTGATATAG